Sequence from the Kineosporia succinea genome:
CCCGGGCGCCGCGCCGGACGGGGAGCCGGTCGTCCGGTTCCTGGCCCAGGAGTCGGCCATGATCGCCGTCCCGCTCTCGGACGGTTCGTCGGTGCTGGTGACCGTGGTCGCCGGAGAGGGGACGTCCGAACCGATGGTGTCCGACGTGCAACCCAACACCGGGGACTGAGCCGTGACGCGTGGGGTTCCGATCCGGCTGGTCGTCGTGCTCGTGGTGGTCGTCGCCTTTCTCGGCGGCGGCCTGGTGGTGGTGCCCGCGATGATGATGATGGGTATCGCCGGGGTCTCCCAGGACGACGACACCGGCGGGGTGTCGACCCTCTCCTGCAGCCCGATCGCCCAGACCGGCAACACCGACGTGGTGCTGACCGACACCCAGCTGGCCAACGCCCAGACGGTGATCGAGACCGGGGTGTCACTCGACGTCCCGTCCCGGGGCCTGGTCGTCGCCGTGGCCACGGCGATGCAGGAGTCGACCCTGCAGAACCTGAACCACGGTGACCGGGACAGCCTCGGCCTGTTCCAGCAGCGGGCGGGCTGGGGGTCGGAACGGGTCCGCACCGACCCGGTCGCGTCCGCCACGATGTTCTACACCGGCGGCCGGCAGGGCCAGCCCGGCCTGATGGACATCAACGGCTGGCAGTCGATGTCGGTCACCGGTGCCGCCCAGGCCGTGCAGCGTTCGGCCTTCCCGTTCGCCTACGCCCGCTGGGAATCACTGGCCGCCTCGCTGGTGACGTCGGTGGTCGGCGACGAGCCCCTCGGGTGCGAGCGTAACGCGGTCGGCGCGAACCTTCCCGACGGCACGATCGGAGACATGCTGCAGGTGGCGCTCGAGCAGCAGGGCGATCCGTACGTCTGGGGTGCGGTCGGCCCGGACGCGTTCGACTGCTCCGGCCTGATCGTGTACTCCTACCGAAAAGTGGGGCACCCGCTGAAGATTCGCACCGCCGCACAGATGATGGACAACTCCACCATCATCCAGCCGGGCGAGGAACGCCCGGGCGACCTCATCTTCAGCGCACTCGGCGAGCGCGGGTCGGCCGGGCACGTGATGATCGTCGTGGAGCCGGGTCTGGCCGTGCAGGCCCCGCGCACCGGTCAGGACGTGAAGCTCTCCGAGTACACGATCGACAACGTCAACAACAAGCTGGGACGCCTGAACGCCTCGGCTTTCGCGGACAGCCGACAGCCCGCGGCCTAAGCCCTGCTGCCCCGAGAACCAGCAACTCAAACCCCGAAAACCCAAGGCTCAGAATCAAGGTCGATCATCCCGCCGTCCGCATCAATTCCACCGTGATCACCGTGTCATCCATGATCGCCACGGCCCCACCCATGGCCGCATCGTTCCCCTCCCCCCGGGCCGCATGCGCCGACGCCTGACTCAACGACCGCTCCACCGCCGACCAGTCCACCCCCGCCCAGTCCGCCCACGCCGCCGGCCCACCCGGCAACCGCACCGTCAGCCGCCCCCGGAACGTCCGCCCGTTCGCCACCTCCATGGTCACGAACCAGACGTCGATCTTCTCCATCGTCTCGCCGTACGAGTACCCCACCGGCCCGTACACCTCCAGCGCCCGGGCCAGGTTCCGCAACGTCTCCCGCAGCACCCCGGGCCGGTCCGGCGTCCGCAGAAACACCTGCAGCAGCAACCGTTCCCGCAACGAGGCGGCCCCGTCGAGCGAACGTGCACTGAGCCGCCGGTCCACCGCCACGATCAACCGGTCCGAGGGCCGCATCCACCGCTGCAGAGCCGGTCGCAGCGAGTCCTCACCGGAGGGGGACGAGACCAGCCGGTCCCGCCCCACCAGGAACAGCACCGTCTGCCCGTACACCCCCTCCACCGTCAGCCCGGCCAGCTCGAAATTCGGCGCCTGCGTGGCCAGCCCGGTCAGCACGTCCCGCAGCAACCCGACCCGCGAGTGCGCGGTCAGCGCCAGGGTCCGCCAGTTCCGCTCCGGCCCGGCCGCCGCCTCTTCGTCCGGCACCACGTCGAAGTCCTTGTCGCTCAGCGGCTTCGACGACGGCAACGCCGGCAACGGCGGCCGCTCGGCATTGATCTGCACCAGCACCGACAACCGCCCTCCGGCGAACGCCATGCCGTCCATCCGGTGCACCCGGTACAGGAACGACCCCAGTCCCCGCAGCGAATCACCGCGCCGGTACGTCACTCCCACACTGAGCTGCATCCACCGCAGACCCGAGTACCCCGGTGGAGGCGGCGCCGGCAACTGCACGCTCCCGACCTGGAAGTTGTACCGGGCCGCGGCGGACACCACCGCCATCACCGGGTGCCGGGCCAGCGTCACCGCGACCGGCGTCATCGGCATGCCGATCATGATCTGCAGCAACCACTCCGGCGGTTCCTGCGGCGCCACCCGGTCCGGGTCGAGCGGGACCGGCGCGACCACGTCGTCCTTGTCCCCGTCGAGCGAGCGCCAGTCCTCCACCGGCTGGTCCCGGAACACCAGGTAGGTCAGGGTCCGTCCGGCGGTCGCGGCCTGCACGGCACCGAGCAGGTTGACCGGCTCGGCCGCAACCGTGTCGCCGGGCGTGTTCAGGAACCGCCCCAGCGACTTCCGCGCGGTGCGGGTCAGCCCGGTGATCGGGTTGCCACCGGTTTGGCTGCGCTCGAGCAGACTCAGTAGCTGCCCCTCCCCTGCCGGGCGGGTGACCACGTAGGCGAACGCGTCCCGCCCGAGCAGCAGGGCTTCGGTGATCAGGGCCCGACTCCGCCGGCCGCGCAGCATGTCGACCCGTGCGTGCTCGGGCTCGTAAGCACTCATGATCCGCATCCGGGCCGAGTGCGAGCGCTGCCCGGGCCGGGAGCGCTGCGGCTCACTGCGCCGGAACCGCAGCATCAGCAACCCCTGCACCACGAAAGCCAGGCAGGCCGCGGTCAGTGCCGACGAAGCCGGCAACAGTGCCAGACACATGGCGAGCAGCACCGTGGGCAACACCGACCCGAACATCAGCCAGTACGTCGCCCGGGTCAGCAGCCCCCGCAGCGTGAATGCCTGCCCCAGTTCCACCCGCCCCGCCAGTACCGCCGAGAACAGGGTGAGAATCGTGGCGAGGACCTGGATGGCGTCCCCTGGGTCGGACTTGTCCCAGGGAGCGAACCGGAGCAGCACGCACAGCACCCCGAGCACCGCCAGGTTCAGCCCACCCGTGTACCGCGCCACGTCGGAGACCTCCGACAGCGCCAGGTCGGCCTCGATCCGCGCCCGGATCGGCCGGGCCCGGATCGCTAGGTCGTCCACCGAGCTGGCCCGCAGCATCACGATGTTCACGCTGGCGGTGTTCACGTCGACCCGGCGGCGCATCCACCGGGGGAACCAGGCCCCGGAGTCCCAGGCCTCCCACAGCCCACCCATGCCCCCGCCGAGCACACCGTCGACGCGCACCCGGTCGAGATGGCCGCGCAGCTCCCGCAGCCGGGCGTCGAGCTGCTGGGTCAGGTGCTCGCGGGTCGGCCGGCGCGGGGTCCCGGCCAGCCGGTCGCGCAGGCGCTGCGGCTCACCGTCGTCCGCATGCTCGTCGTGGGTCGCCTCGACCAGGTAGTGCCGCAGGCTGTCGAGTGCCGAATCGACCTTGTGCAGGGCCATTTCGGCGATCTGCACGTCCACCCAGGAAGCCGGCCGGTCGGGCGGCATCTGCTGCGGGAAGAGGCGGCGCATCAGCGAGTCGAGCCGCTCGAACGGGGCCGGCAGCTCGACATCGATCCGCCCCTGCACCCGGTCGCCGCGACAGACCACCCCGTCGGGCAGCTCCAGCCGGATCTGCCGGTCGGCGTGCGCGGTCGGGGCCAGCAGGTCGATGCTCAGCAGGGCCCTCGGCTGGAACCAGGCGCGCCCCCGACGCACCAGCCGCCGCGAGGGCACGTGCACGGTGTACGACACCGGGCGGCCCTCGTCGCGGACGGCGACGACCACCAGGGTGGTCCCGATCAGCGCCTCGAGGATCTCACCGACGTGCGACCCGAGCACCGGCCGCAGTCGCCCACCGTCTTCCACCCAGGGGTCGACGGAGATCGGCCCGGTCCCCGGACCTCCCGGAACACCCGGCCCCGTCAGGACATTCATGACCTCGGTGTTCAGCCCCGGCGCGTCGGTCACCTTGATCGGCACGGTTCCCCGCAGATCAATGGTGGACGTGGCGGCACCTCCCGGCGGACCCGCACCTTCCGGCGCGACCACCCCGGAACCGGAAGAGCCCGAACCGGAACCGGAAGAGCCCGGATCGTCCTCCGAAACCCCCAGCGCCAGATCGACATCCGCCGCCAGGATCCCGTCCAGCAGGTCCCGCGCGTCCCGGATTCCCTCCGGCACCGTGCCGCCGGCCGGCAGCTGACCGCTCTCGGCGACCGGTGAGGCCCCGGGCAGCATCCGCCGGATCGCCGCCGACAGCAACAGTTTCTGCGTCCGCTGCACCACCGCCCCGGGCTCCGGCCCGAGCTGCTGCGGCCGCCGCGTCATCACGTTGATGATCATCTCGGCCAGCGCTGCCGCCAGCCGCTGCCGCACCTCGCCCTGGGTCAGCCGGTGGATCCGCTGCCCACCGGCGTCACTGACCTCCAGCGACGAGATCGGGTCGGCCTCCTCGTCGCTCCACCGGTCGATCGGCACGTCGAGCCGGTTCGCCCGGAACTCGGCCAGGAACCGCGGGTCCCGCCCCCGGGAGGTGTCCCGCGGCCGCATCGGCGGCAGGGCCAGCAGCGGCAGCCAGGTCAGCCCGGCGTCCAGCTCGAACGCCTCGTGATCGGCGTAGGAGAGGTCGACGTCGACGATCACGTCGGTGTCCACGGCCTGGGCGAGGTCGAGACGCAGCACCTCGGTGGTGCGCCGGCACCACGAGTTGTTCGCCACCAGGTAGAGCAGTTCCCGCCCGAGCCGGGAGTCCCGTTCGAACCGGACGTCCTCGCTGCGGTACTCCTCGAGCGTCACCTGCCCCAGGGCGGACCGCAGCCGCTCGGTGCGGGAGATGACCGCCCGCTGCTGGTCCTGCGTACTGGTCGTCGTCTCCGGCATACCAGGAAGACCTCAGCCGATCGGGACCTGTCGCACCACCGGGACGTCCGGCCATCCGTCGGGGCGCAGCACCGCCACCGCGGCGGCGACGTCCGGGGCCAGGTCCAGGTCGGCCCCCGCCGCCCGCCCCACGCCCGAGGGCATCGAGGCCGACCAGTTCACGCCCTCGGCGTCGGCCGTGACCACATGGCGCAGCGGCAGCGACAGGCCGTGCCCGCTGGCCTTGACCGACGACTCCTTGCGCGCCCAGGTCAGCAGGCGCCGGTGCTCCCGGTCGGCGTGCCCCTGGGTGGCCGCCCACTCCTGGTCGGCGAAGATCGAGCTGCGCAGCGCGTTCCAGTCGACCGTGCGCCCCTGCTCGACGTCCACGCCGAGCTGGGTACCGGGGGCGGCGAGTGCCACGATCACCACCTCGCCGGAGTGCGAGAGGTTGACCTCGACCGGCCGGACCCCGTCGGCGGTCTCCAGATAGGGCTTGCCGTGTCCCGTCTCGCCGCAGGAGATGCAGAACGCGCCGAGCTCGAGCCGGGCCGGCGGGGTGCCGGTGACCGCGGAGAGCAGGCGGCGCAGCAGCGAGTGCGCCGCCAGCCCGCGGTCGCGGTCCTGGGCGCGGCGGTAGCGCTCGATCTTGGCGGTGCGGGTCTCGTCCAGGTCGGCGGCCAGCTTCACGCGCACCTCGTCGGCCAGGTTGCCGACGTCCACCCGGGACCACCAGATCTCCAGCGCGTCCCCCTGCGGCGCGGCGTGGGCGCCGGGCGCCGGGACGACGTTCACGACCGGCTCCGGCCACGCGGGGTAGGACATCCGGACAGGATGCCCTGATCGGCGTGACACCGCCACGAAACCGCACAATTACCGTTCGTCCCCGCGTTCATCGCCTGATCATGCCCGTTCCCCCCACGCCCGAACAGCCCGGCACCCGCAAGAGAACGTCAAAGACGCGGGAAGTACCTCGAGGTGTGCTCACCGTGCTCGAACACGTCCGCGGACGGGCCCACGATCTGCGGGTCCGGTGTGCCGACGACCTCGGCGTCCTTGCCCTCGTAGGGGAAGCGGTGCAGCACGTGCCGCATCGCGTTGAGCCGGGCCCGCTTCTTGTCGTTGCTCTTGACCACGGTCCAGGGGGCGTCGGCGGTGTCCGTGTAGAAGAACATCGCCTCCTTGGCCTCGGTGTAGTCCTGCCACTTGTCCAGCGAGGCCAGGTCCATCGGCGAGAGTTTCCACTGCCGCACCGGGTCGACCTGGCGGATCAGGAAGCGGGTGCGCTGCTCGTGCTGCGACACCGAGAACCAGAACTTGACCAGCCGGATCCCCGAGCGCACCAGCATCCGCTCCAGTTCGGGCGCCTGCCGCATGAACTCCAGGTACTCCGGGGCGCTGCAGAATCCCATGACCCGCTCGACGCCGGCCCGGTTGTACCAGGACCGGTCGAACAGCACGATCTCACCGCTGGTGGGCAGTTCCCGCACGTAACGCTGGAAGTACCACTCGCCGGACTCGCGCTCGCTGGGCCTGGTCAGGGCCACCACCCGGGCCCCGCGCGGGTTCAGGTGCTCCATGAACCGCTTGATCGTGCCGCCCTTGCCCGCCGCGTCGCGTCCCTCGAACAGGATGACGACCTTCTCACCGGAACTCTTCACCCAGTTCTGCAGCTTCAGCAGCTCGATCTGCAGCAGGCGCTTCTCGGCCTCGTAGACGTCGCGGTGCAGACGCTCGGGGTACGGGTAGCCCTCGCGCCAGGTGTCCACCGGGTCACCGGAGGGTGTGATCAGCACCGGGTCGTCGTCATCGGTGTCGTCGACCTTCAGCCCCTCCAGCGGCGTGGTGTCACCGCTGTTCAGGCGCTCGCGCAGTTCCGCCAGCCGCCCGGAGTCCAGGCCGTGCAGCAGGCCGGCCGGACCGCTCTCGGGCCGATCGGCCGCAGGGGAGTTCTCCATCGTCGTTCTCCGTTCCGGATGATCTTCACGATCGTCAGGGCCTCCGGCCCGGCTCAGCCTCCGACATTCGCACCGGGGCCGAGCTGCGAACAGGTCACGGAGGGGAGTTTCACGGCGGTGCGGGCAGGAATTCACCGGCCGTTCAAAGGTCGCCCGGGTCGCGGGTATCGGGAACGTCCGGGCGCGGCGGGCCACGAACGGCGATGAGGGACGTGGTGGTCGCCCCGACCTGGAAGGCTGGGTCCGCACGGGGCGGCGCACCCGGTTCTCGGGAGGCGCCGTGTTGATCACTGCCGGATGATGGGCAGCCCCACGCTGATGTCCACCAGCCGTCACGTGATCACCAGCCGTCACGGGCACCCGAAGGAGCCGAGCACACCATGTGGGTCGAGATCACCCTGGTCGCCGTGCTGATCCTGATCAACGCCGCCCTGTCGGGTTCGGAGATGGCACTCGTCTCGTTGCGCGAGAGCCAGGTCAACCGGCTGGCGGCGGAGAGCGAGAAGGGCCGCCGGCTGGCCCGTCTCACGAGTGATCCGACGCAGTTCCTGTCCACCATCCAGATCGGCATCACGCTGGCCGGGGCGCTCGCCTCGGCCACCGCGGCGGTGTCGCTGGCCGAGCCGCTGATCGGGCCGCTGGGCTTCCTGGGCAGCCTGGCCGACCCGGTCGCGGTCTTCCTGGTGACGGTGGTCCTCACCTACTTCACGCTGGTGGTGGGCGAACTCGCGCCGAAGCGGATCGCGATGCAGACCGCGCAGGGCTGGGCCCTGCGGGCCGCCGGGCCGATCAACCTGATCGCGACGCTGGCGCGTCCTCTGGTCTGGATCCTGGCCCGCTCCACCGAGGCGGTCGTGCGGCTCGTCGGTCTCGACCCGAAGGCGGCGCGCGAGGAGGTCTCCGAGGAGGAGATCAAGGACATGATCGCGTCCCAGGAGTCGATCCCCGAGCAGCAGCGCTCGATCATCGAGGGCGCGCTCGAGCTCGACGAGCGCAAGCTCTACCAGGTGCTCGTCCCCCGCACCGACGTGGTGTTCGTGACCGCCGCCCAGAGCGCCGCGACCGCCCGCGACCTGCTCATCGAGGCCGGCCTCTCGCGGGCCCCGGTGATCGGCGAGACCGAGGACGACGTGATCGGTTTCGTGCACCTGCGGCAGCTGGTCGCCGGCGTCGGCGAGGTCTCCGACTACGTGCGCCCCGCGCTGGTGCTGCCCGACTCGGCCGGTGTTCTCCAGGCCCTGGGCCGTATGCAGCAGCAGCGCAACCAGCTCGCCCTGGTGATGGACGAGTTCGGCGCGGTCGCCGGCATCGTCACCCTGGAGGACCTGCTGGAGGAGATCGTCGGCGAGATCTACGACGAGTTCGACCTGGACACCGCGCAGGTCGTGCACCGTCCCGACGGCGACATCGAGCTGAACGGCTCGTTCCCCGCCCACGACCTGCCCGACCTGGGCATCGACCTGGACCCGGGCCGCAGCGCCACGATCGCCGGGATCATGCTCGAGGCGCTCGGCGAGTTCCCGCCCGCGGGCACCGAGGCGGTCGTCGGCCAGTGGCGGCTGACCGCCCTCGAGGTCACCCCGCGGGCGATCCTGCGGGTTCAGGTGCATCCGCTCGACACCGAGGAACTGGCCCAGATCGAGCAGGCCAAGGAGGCCGCGCACCGGGCCCGCGAGAACCGCGGCATGAACGTCGAGCCGGACGGCCCCGCCCCCGGGACGCCGGCCGAGACGCCCGAGGAACTCGCCCGGCTGGATCTCACCCCGTCCGACCCGCCCGCCCACACGGACACCCGCACCGACCCGGCCCAGTAGCCCGAGGCGTCCACCGGCCAGGTCCAGGCTCCCCGCCGTCGACAGCCGGAAAACCCCGGCCGCCCTCGAAAAGGGCCGGTGGGCAGAACTGATCGCCGCCGGTCAGGGCCCAGATGCACGACCGGTGCCGGACCCGGGCAGCGCGGCGGATTGATATGCAACCGCCGGGTCCGGGATAATTCTTCCGGCTGACGAAAACGGCCAACCGGGGTATCACGGCCGAAAGGGTGGTTGCGCTGATGGCAGGCGAGCGGACCGGTCCGAGCACGCCCACGATCGTGCTGATCGCGGTACTGGCGACGCCCGTGGTGCTGATCCTGATCTTCTGGATGATCGGCAGCGGCGGGAGCGACACCGCCGCCGCCAAGGCCGACCTGCCCAACCTCGTGGGCAAGGGACTGGAGTGGGCCAAGGACAAGGCCGACACCTCCGGTTTCGGCGACGTCGAGACCCATGACGCGCTGGGCCGCGACCGCCGCTGGAGCGACGACAAAGACTGGGTGGTCTGCTTCCAGACCCCCGCCGCCGGTTCCGCCGACAAAGACGCCAAGGTCGAGCTGGGCGCGGTGAAGATCGACGAGAAGTGCCCGTCGTCCGACCAGGCGCTCTACAAGGTCGCCACCACCGAGATGCCCGATCTGAAGAACCGCACCGCCTACATGGCGGGTCAGATCCTCGGCGAGAAGGCCAGCGTGCGCTTCATCGACAAGGAAGACGGCGACGACGTCGACGGCAACCTCGGCGACTGGCGGGTCTGCTCCCAGGA
This genomic interval carries:
- a CDS encoding C40 family peptidase encodes the protein MTRGVPIRLVVVLVVVVAFLGGGLVVVPAMMMMGIAGVSQDDDTGGVSTLSCSPIAQTGNTDVVLTDTQLANAQTVIETGVSLDVPSRGLVVAVATAMQESTLQNLNHGDRDSLGLFQQRAGWGSERVRTDPVASATMFYTGGRQGQPGLMDINGWQSMSVTGAAQAVQRSAFPFAYARWESLAASLVTSVVGDEPLGCERNAVGANLPDGTIGDMLQVALEQQGDPYVWGAVGPDAFDCSGLIVYSYRKVGHPLKIRTAAQMMDNSTIIQPGEERPGDLIFSALGERGSAGHVMIVVEPGLAVQAPRTGQDVKLSEYTIDNVNNKLGRLNASAFADSRQPAA
- a CDS encoding hemolysin family protein; translation: MWVEITLVAVLILINAALSGSEMALVSLRESQVNRLAAESEKGRRLARLTSDPTQFLSTIQIGITLAGALASATAAVSLAEPLIGPLGFLGSLADPVAVFLVTVVLTYFTLVVGELAPKRIAMQTAQGWALRAAGPINLIATLARPLVWILARSTEAVVRLVGLDPKAAREEVSEEEIKDMIASQESIPEQQRSIIEGALELDERKLYQVLVPRTDVVFVTAAQSAATARDLLIEAGLSRAPVIGETEDDVIGFVHLRQLVAGVGEVSDYVRPALVLPDSAGVLQALGRMQQQRNQLALVMDEFGAVAGIVTLEDLLEEIVGEIYDEFDLDTAQVVHRPDGDIELNGSFPAHDLPDLGIDLDPGRSATIAGIMLEALGEFPPAGTEAVVGQWRLTALEVTPRAILRVQVHPLDTEELAQIEQAKEAAHRARENRGMNVEPDGPAPGTPAETPEELARLDLTPSDPPAHTDTRTDPAQ
- the ppk2 gene encoding polyphosphate kinase 2 codes for the protein MENSPAADRPESGPAGLLHGLDSGRLAELRERLNSGDTTPLEGLKVDDTDDDDPVLITPSGDPVDTWREGYPYPERLHRDVYEAEKRLLQIELLKLQNWVKSSGEKVVILFEGRDAAGKGGTIKRFMEHLNPRGARVVALTRPSERESGEWYFQRYVRELPTSGEIVLFDRSWYNRAGVERVMGFCSAPEYLEFMRQAPELERMLVRSGIRLVKFWFSVSQHEQRTRFLIRQVDPVRQWKLSPMDLASLDKWQDYTEAKEAMFFYTDTADAPWTVVKSNDKKRARLNAMRHVLHRFPYEGKDAEVVGTPDPQIVGPSADVFEHGEHTSRYFPRL
- a CDS encoding 4'-phosphopantetheinyl transferase family protein; protein product: MSYPAWPEPVVNVVPAPGAHAAPQGDALEIWWSRVDVGNLADEVRVKLAADLDETRTAKIERYRRAQDRDRGLAAHSLLRRLLSAVTGTPPARLELGAFCISCGETGHGKPYLETADGVRPVEVNLSHSGEVVIVALAAPGTQLGVDVEQGRTVDWNALRSSIFADQEWAATQGHADREHRRLLTWARKESSVKASGHGLSLPLRHVVTADAEGVNWSASMPSGVGRAAGADLDLAPDVAAAVAVLRPDGWPDVPVVRQVPIG